The Pelotomaculum isophthalicicum JI genomic sequence AGCTGGATGAATTACTAATTATTGATTCTAACGCACTATACGTATTTGACCGGGGCTATGTCGATTACAAGAAATGGGATGACTATTGCGAAGCCGGAATACGCTTTGTTACCAGGATCAAAGACAACTTTATCATTAACACCATTGATGATAAGCCGGTTGACGGTACCAATATGACCGAAAGCATTGTGATACTTGGTGATCCTAATACAACAATGATGAGGAATAAGTTACGACTTATTCACACTGTGGATACCACGGGAAGTCCGGTTGTTATTCTAACAAATGACTTTAGCATTAGAGCTCAGGAAGTATCTGAGATATACCGCCTCAGGTGGAAGGTGGAGCTGTTTTTTAATTAGAGATTCTACGAAAGCAGCCCACCAGGACTTCTTGTGGCAGGCGAAAGATTGAAGATTACAACTGGCAATTTGAGCAATTGCTAACGGAAATTAAGCATGGAGATACCGAATTCCTTGACAGTTATGATGTAGAGCTGAATTATCTGTAATCCTAAATAAAGCATATCTGTATAAATGTGGATACTGGATTACCTTTTATGGTGCCGTTGCCTTTTTAGATTACGTAAGAAAAAACCCTGTTCAGAAAATTCTGTCACCCCTTTTCTTAGCCTAAATTCTTATTATTTTTTAATGTTGACTTTTGAAATCAAGTTTTATGCAACACTACTGATGTCAGATGAAGAACCTCGACTGTATTCATAAAATGGTATAGAATATGCATATGGAAATCTTCTACCATTATTTTTAGACCAGTGAACAGACTTAAATATAATATAAGATGAGGGGATTTATTTGAAATTCAGGAAAACTATTTTTAAATCAGCATGTATTAATATAATTACCCTGGCTGTTATTATAGCAATAGCCCTGTTACTCACATCCAGTGCCTTTGCTGCCGAGAAAATCTTTTTAGACCTGCCTGAAAGCGATCCTTTCTACCCGTATGTCAACTACTTAGTAAAAACAAACCTCATCCAAGGATACCCCGATGGTAGCTTCCGTCCGGCCGATTCCATCACCAGGGCCGAGGTAGCCGCACTCTTGGTAAGAGCCGGTAAATTAAATGAACTTGCTCCTGTTACACAGACCTATAGCGACATCAGCCCTTCCCACTGGGCGTATACCACA encodes the following:
- a CDS encoding transposase, which gives rise to LDELLIIDSNALYVFDRGYVDYKKWDDYCEAGIRFVTRIKDNFIINTIDDKPVDGTNMTESIVILGDPNTTMMRNKLRLIHTVDTTGSPVVILTNDFSIRAQEVSEIYRLRWKVELFFN